In Candidatus Promineifilum breve, one genomic interval encodes:
- a CDS encoding FHA domain-containing protein codes for MDDRPVLMVSEGELIGQRWTLAKDEVVIGRGNDADIVLPERQVSRYHLKIHYHDGRFSLEDLDSKNGTFLNGQQVKGTVGLQDGDEIQIALCVRLLFVGSDATVPLSFDIPRVDGGMVLEENKRTVSIRGRELDPPLSLAQFRLLEMLYDADGSVCDRDDIIEAVWPGTGGLGVSEQAIDALVRRLRDRLAEIDEHNYIVTVRGHGFRLDNP; via the coding sequence ATGGACGATAGACCCGTCTTGATGGTGAGCGAGGGTGAGCTGATTGGGCAACGTTGGACGCTCGCCAAGGATGAAGTGGTGATCGGTCGGGGCAATGACGCCGATATCGTGTTGCCGGAGCGCCAGGTATCCCGCTATCATCTGAAAATCCATTACCACGATGGACGTTTTTCGCTGGAAGACCTGGACAGCAAGAACGGCACATTCCTCAACGGCCAGCAGGTGAAGGGCACCGTCGGCCTCCAGGACGGCGACGAGATACAGATCGCGCTGTGTGTCCGCCTGCTCTTCGTGGGCAGCGACGCCACGGTTCCCCTCAGTTTCGATATTCCCCGCGTCGATGGCGGAATGGTCCTGGAAGAGAATAAACGGACTGTATCGATCAGGGGCCGGGAACTGGACCCGCCGCTGTCGTTGGCCCAGTTCCGGTTATTGGAAATGCTCTATGACGCCGATGGCTCCGTATGCGATCGCGACGACATCATCGAGGCTGTCTGGCCCGGCACAGGCGGCCTGGGCGTCTCCGAGCAGGCCATCGATGCCCTGGTGCGCCGCCTGCGCGACCGCCTGGCCGAGATTGACGAACACAACTACATCGTCACCGTGCGCGGCCACGGCTTCCGCCTGGATAACCCGTGA
- a CDS encoding SDR family NAD(P)-dependent oxidoreductase, producing the protein MTSSVNRPLEPQQRAIIVGASSGLGAALVRRLAAQGYRVAAVARREAELAALRESVGRGLVCPYVHDVTEYEQVPLLFDQIVRDLGGLDLIIYVAAVQPPVAPTEYDFAKDRAMLETNLLGAVAWLNQAATRFERSRRGHIVGISSIAGERGRVGSPVYNTSKAGLNTYLEALRNRLSRHGVTVTTIKPGFIDTELLKNAPKTFWVISPDTAAAQTLDAIAHRRQVAFVPPRWQFVGLVVRAMPSAIFRRLNF; encoded by the coding sequence ATGACTTCGTCCGTCAATCGTCCCTTGGAACCGCAACAACGCGCCATCATCGTCGGCGCATCTTCCGGCCTGGGCGCCGCGCTAGTGCGTCGTCTGGCCGCGCAAGGCTACCGCGTGGCCGCCGTGGCCCGCCGCGAGGCCGAACTGGCCGCCTTGCGCGAGAGTGTGGGCCGCGGTCTGGTCTGCCCCTATGTCCACGACGTGACCGAATATGAGCAAGTGCCGCTGCTGTTCGATCAAATCGTGCGCGACCTGGGCGGGCTGGATTTGATCATCTACGTCGCCGCCGTCCAGCCGCCGGTCGCGCCCACCGAATATGACTTCGCCAAAGACAGGGCCATGCTGGAGACGAACCTGCTGGGCGCGGTGGCCTGGCTCAATCAGGCAGCGACGCGCTTTGAGCGCAGCCGCCGCGGCCACATCGTCGGCATCAGTTCCATCGCCGGCGAGCGCGGCCGCGTGGGCAGCCCGGTCTATAACACCAGCAAAGCCGGACTGAACACCTATCTGGAGGCATTGCGCAACCGCCTCTCGCGCCACGGCGTGACGGTCACGACCATCAAGCCGGGCTTCATCGACACCGAACTATTAAAGAACGCGCCCAAGACATTTTGGGTCATCTCGCCCGACACGGCGGCGGCGCAAACGCTGGACGCCATTGCCCACCGCCGCCAGGTGGCCTTTGTTCCGCCGCGCTGGCAATTCGTGGGCCTTGTCGTGCGGGCCATGCCGTCGGCCATCTTCCGGCGGCTTAACTTCTGA
- a CDS encoding MarR family winged helix-turn-helix transcriptional regulator codes for MLHPPPPDGDTQHQFVTFAESLYAEGDPRVHRLMDELRKVAHQLYRLSESSLDESSLSYAQFRVLMTLLFNEWRGNTQGINPSAISENQGTSRNTISALIRGLEEEGLIERQLDEDDRRRFYIRLTEAGRHKVREHARQHMQFVATLFAVFNSEELDTLGSLLGRLNQCAQSVRDERTVSHGGSHASSR; via the coding sequence ATGCTGCACCCGCCCCCGCCTGACGGCGATACCCAACATCAATTCGTGACCTTTGCCGAATCCCTGTACGCTGAAGGGGATCCGCGCGTTCACCGGCTGATGGATGAGCTACGCAAAGTGGCCCATCAGCTTTACCGGCTGAGCGAGAGCAGCCTGGATGAGTCCAGCCTGTCCTACGCTCAATTTCGCGTGCTGATGACGCTGCTTTTCAATGAATGGCGGGGCAATACGCAGGGCATCAACCCTTCGGCCATCAGCGAAAATCAGGGCACAAGCCGCAACACGATCAGCGCCCTCATTCGCGGCCTGGAAGAAGAGGGGTTGATTGAGCGACAACTGGATGAAGATGACCGCCGGCGCTTTTATATTCGCCTGACGGAAGCGGGGCGGCACAAGGTGCGCGAGCACGCCCGCCAACACATGCAATTCGTAGCCACTCTCTTCGCCGTCTTTAATTCCGAAGAACTGGATACGCTCGGCAGCTTATTGGGCCGTCTAAACCAGTGCGCGCAATCGGTTCGCGATGAGAGAACGGTTTCCCACGGAGGTTCACATGCAAGCAGTCGGTAA
- a CDS encoding helix-turn-helix domain-containing protein, with protein MTDRQRPICPRCDKRARQARDGRTPAGSQRYRCGFCGCRYTPLPKDQGYEEEIRFQALQLYLEGRSLREVGRLLNVNHQSIANWMKDYARYLPPDMPPDIAELARLEGLFVL; from the coding sequence ATGACCGACAGGCAACGCCCCATCTGCCCCCGCTGCGACAAGCGCGCCCGCCAGGCCCGCGACGGCCGCACCCCGGCCGGCAGCCAACGGTATCGCTGTGGCTTCTGTGGCTGCCGCTATACGCCCCTCCCCAAAGACCAGGGGTACGAAGAAGAGATTCGCTTTCAGGCGTTGCAACTCTATCTGGAGGGGCGCTCCCTGCGCGAGGTCGGCCGCCTGCTCAACGTCAATCACCAGAGCATCGCTAACTGGATGAAGGACTACGCCCGCTATCTGCCGCCCGACATGCCGCCCGACATTGCCGAACTGGCCCGCCTGGAGGGCTTGTTTGTCCTCTAA
- a CDS encoding CpXC domain-containing protein, whose protein sequence is MQTQISCPNCGTPYVADIYQVIDVGREPQLKEMLLSGQLNFAVCPNCGAGGRIATPLLYHDQAHDLFMIHVPQEINLDHLRREELVGRLVQQAINQTPMEQRRGYMFQPQTMLTMQSFMEKVWGTEGVTPEMLARQQRQVELLRTLATASPDVQEFLIKDRRQDIDETFFSILRAQIDATSQMGDPNEVVGLLNLQAKLMTETEIGRQLEKQQIALGTLRREAKKAGGLSPELLAKHVIANDADESLVSALALTGQQALTYDFFARLTTEAERREKAGDKAGGQRLGRVRDQLLEMQREMQAAAQQVLQEAQSTLDAILAAPDVEQAVEQQLGRLDEAFMHVLEARLLHAEQSGRREELDKLALIQAVIISRIQGDTPPEIQLLTQLLGAPGKADRERVMAEAAEMISPELIEMVDLVREQAVGAGQGDLAERLVEIRAELNARLLVAGGD, encoded by the coding sequence ATGCAAACGCAGATCAGTTGCCCAAATTGTGGAACGCCCTACGTAGCCGATATTTATCAGGTAATTGACGTCGGCCGGGAACCGCAACTGAAGGAAATGTTATTGTCGGGCCAATTAAACTTTGCCGTCTGCCCCAATTGCGGCGCGGGCGGACGTATTGCCACGCCGCTGCTCTATCACGATCAGGCCCACGACCTGTTTATGATCCACGTGCCGCAAGAGATCAATCTCGATCATCTGCGCCGCGAGGAGCTGGTCGGCCGTCTCGTCCAGCAGGCCATCAACCAGACACCGATGGAACAACGCCGGGGCTATATGTTCCAGCCGCAGACCATGCTGACCATGCAGAGTTTCATGGAAAAGGTGTGGGGCACGGAAGGCGTGACGCCGGAGATGCTGGCCCGGCAACAGCGCCAGGTCGAACTGTTGCGTACGCTGGCGACGGCCTCGCCCGACGTGCAGGAGTTCCTGATCAAGGATCGCCGGCAGGACATTGATGAGACGTTCTTCAGTATCTTGCGGGCGCAGATCGACGCCACCAGCCAGATGGGCGACCCCAATGAGGTCGTCGGCCTGCTCAATCTCCAGGCCAAGCTGATGACCGAGACCGAAATCGGCCGGCAATTGGAGAAGCAGCAGATCGCGCTGGGCACTCTGCGGCGCGAGGCCAAGAAAGCGGGCGGCCTTAGCCCGGAGCTATTGGCCAAGCACGTCATCGCCAACGATGCCGATGAGTCCCTGGTCAGCGCCCTGGCCCTGACCGGCCAACAGGCCCTGACCTACGACTTCTTCGCCCGGCTGACGACGGAAGCGGAGCGCCGCGAAAAGGCCGGCGACAAGGCCGGCGGGCAACGGTTGGGCCGGGTGCGCGATCAGCTGCTGGAAATGCAGCGGGAGATGCAAGCCGCGGCCCAACAGGTCTTGCAGGAAGCCCAGAGCACGCTGGACGCCATTCTGGCCGCGCCGGATGTGGAGCAAGCCGTCGAGCAGCAGCTGGGCCGCCTCGATGAGGCATTCATGCACGTGCTGGAGGCCCGCCTGTTGCACGCCGAACAGAGCGGCCGGCGCGAGGAATTAGACAAGCTTGCGCTCATCCAGGCGGTCATCATTAGCCGTATCCAGGGCGATACCCCGCCCGAAATCCAGTTACTAACCCAACTGTTGGGCGCGCCGGGCAAGGCCGACCGCGAACGGGTCATGGCGGAGGCCGCGGAGATGATCTCGCCGGAGTTGATTGAGATGGTCGATTTGGTGCGCGAGCAGGCCGTGGGTGCCGGGCAGGGCGATCTGGCGGAACGGCTGGTGGAAATCCGGGCGGAGTTGAACGCCAGGTTGCTGGTGGCCGGGGGCGATTAG
- a CDS encoding serine/threonine-protein kinase, which produces MSDSPVIDAAALDEGAAEAVGAGWPYKEGTVLRNRYRLTHVVGQGGMGNVYRAEDLRLPGRLCAVKEVIPDLHLSQELRDQAHQQFLQEASILAQLDHPNLPKVSDFFSDNLRDYLVMDFVPGKDLKQWLDDSRAQHRQLSENTVLTWASQIIDALSYLHRQAPPVVHRDIKPSNIKLTPDERIKLVDFGLVKLLSPDDARTITVVQGRGTALYTPLEQYGGDSGHTDARTDIYALGATFYHLLTGTPPPDAKTRFLNPQALRPPIQLSDGISAHVSDAVMWAMEMHPDDRPQSLTQFAQALFGHGARPRVAQAGTWADALRANWLPAVLALALFVLALLATLI; this is translated from the coding sequence ATGAGTGATAGTCCAGTGATCGACGCCGCCGCCCTGGATGAGGGCGCGGCCGAAGCGGTTGGCGCGGGGTGGCCCTATAAAGAGGGCACCGTCCTGCGCAATCGCTACCGCCTGACGCATGTCGTCGGGCAGGGCGGCATGGGCAACGTCTACCGCGCCGAAGACCTGCGCCTGCCGGGACGCCTGTGCGCCGTCAAGGAAGTCATCCCTGATCTGCATCTGTCGCAGGAGTTGCGCGACCAGGCCCACCAGCAATTTTTGCAGGAGGCCAGCATCCTGGCCCAGCTCGATCACCCCAATCTGCCCAAGGTGTCGGACTTCTTCTCCGACAACCTGCGGGATTACCTGGTGATGGATTTCGTCCCCGGCAAAGATCTTAAACAGTGGCTCGATGACAGTCGCGCCCAACATCGCCAATTGAGCGAGAACACGGTACTGACCTGGGCCTCGCAGATCATCGACGCCCTGAGCTACCTGCACCGGCAAGCGCCGCCCGTCGTCCACCGCGACATCAAGCCCAGCAATATCAAGCTGACGCCCGACGAGCGCATCAAGCTGGTCGATTTCGGGCTGGTCAAGCTGCTCTCGCCCGACGACGCCCGCACCATCACGGTGGTGCAGGGGCGGGGCACGGCGCTCTATACGCCGCTCGAACAGTACGGCGGCGACAGCGGCCACACCGACGCGCGCACCGACATCTATGCCCTGGGGGCGACGTTTTATCACTTGCTGACGGGCACGCCGCCGCCCGACGCCAAGACGCGCTTTCTCAATCCGCAGGCGCTGCGGCCACCGATCCAGCTAAGCGACGGGATTTCGGCCCACGTGTCCGACGCCGTGATGTGGGCGATGGAGATGCACCCCGACGATCGGCCGCAATCGCTGACCCAATTCGCGCAGGCGTTATTCGGCCACGGCGCGCGGCCGCGTGTCGCCCAAGCCGGGACGTGGGCCGACGCGCTGCGCGCCAACTGGCTGCCGGCGGTACTGGCCCTGGCTTTGTTTGTGCTGGCCCTGCTGGCGACCTTGATCTAG
- a CDS encoding ABC transporter ATP-binding protein: MQAVGKTRGAPKTGRPSLNSLGRALRYLAKYPRLTIGATVALIIATAAQLVVPQLLQQIIDTIITAATNQGILNLPANVQAIAAQQLGLDLTAAQAELDGAPRAILTAGLIIVLFAIARGLFSFGQNFLSQALSENIAFDLRNDIFTKIQRLSFSYHDRNRTGQLMIRATDDVERLRSFIAMGLLMALQAFILLAGTLIILLLTNVRLTLVVLPILPIALIVFMVFGAVAQPLFVEVQKRLGRVNTVLQENLAGLKVVKAFTSEPREEKRFHDSIDSLLEQRVKVNRIFSFLFPFIFLIANLGQAAILYFGGRQIIDGTLTLGEWQKFSLYLVYIFLPMGQLGFIISLMAQAGASADRIFEILDAKNDVENKPGAVDLGEIDGVVEFKDVTFRYFAGSEPVLSSINLRANPGETVALLGATGSGKSSIINLIPRFYDVSEGQVLIDGHDVRDVTLESLRQRIGIVLQETVLFSGTIRENIAYGRPDASDADIMAAARAAAAHDFIEGFPQGYDTPVGERGATLSGGQKQRVAIARALLLDPHILILDDSTSSVDLNTEYEIQKALDSLMKGRTSFVIAQRISTVVNADLILILDKGEIVARGTHEELMDNSPIYADIYHSQLAGDIAPA, from the coding sequence ATGCAAGCAGTCGGTAAAACACGCGGCGCGCCCAAAACCGGCCGGCCGTCGTTGAATTCGCTGGGCCGGGCCTTGCGCTATCTGGCTAAATATCCCCGCCTAACCATCGGCGCGACGGTGGCTCTGATCATTGCCACGGCCGCCCAGTTGGTCGTGCCGCAATTGTTGCAGCAGATTATCGACACGATCATCACCGCGGCCACCAATCAGGGCATCCTGAACCTGCCGGCCAACGTGCAGGCCATCGCCGCCCAACAATTGGGGCTTGACCTGACCGCCGCCCAGGCCGAACTGGACGGCGCGCCGCGGGCCATCCTAACCGCCGGGCTGATTATCGTTCTCTTTGCCATCGCTCGCGGTCTGTTTTCCTTCGGCCAGAACTTTCTATCGCAGGCCCTGTCGGAAAATATCGCCTTCGATTTGCGCAACGATATCTTCACCAAGATTCAACGTCTCAGCTTCAGCTACCATGACCGCAACCGCACCGGGCAACTGATGATCCGCGCCACGGATGACGTGGAGCGGCTGCGCAGCTTTATCGCCATGGGTCTGCTGATGGCCTTGCAGGCGTTCATCCTGCTCGCCGGGACGCTGATCATCCTGCTGCTGACCAACGTGCGGCTAACCCTGGTCGTCCTGCCGATCCTGCCCATTGCGCTGATCGTGTTCATGGTCTTCGGGGCCGTCGCCCAACCTCTCTTCGTTGAGGTGCAAAAGCGTCTGGGCCGCGTGAATACCGTTTTGCAGGAAAACCTGGCCGGTCTGAAGGTCGTCAAGGCCTTCACCAGCGAACCGCGCGAGGAGAAACGCTTCCACGACAGCATCGACTCCCTGCTCGAGCAGCGGGTCAAGGTCAACCGCATCTTCTCCTTTCTCTTCCCGTTTATCTTCCTGATCGCCAATTTGGGGCAGGCGGCCATCCTCTACTTCGGTGGCCGGCAAATCATCGACGGCACGTTGACCCTGGGTGAATGGCAGAAGTTCAGCCTCTATCTGGTCTACATCTTCCTGCCCATGGGGCAACTGGGCTTCATCATCTCGCTCATGGCCCAGGCCGGGGCCAGCGCCGACCGCATCTTCGAAATCCTGGATGCCAAGAACGACGTGGAGAACAAGCCCGGCGCGGTTGATCTGGGCGAGATCGATGGCGTGGTGGAATTCAAGGATGTCACCTTCCGCTACTTCGCCGGCAGCGAGCCGGTGCTGAGTAGCATCAACCTGCGGGCCAATCCGGGCGAAACCGTGGCCCTGTTGGGAGCCACCGGCAGCGGCAAAAGCTCGATCATCAATCTTATCCCGCGCTTCTACGACGTGAGCGAGGGACAGGTGCTCATCGACGGCCACGACGTGCGCGACGTGACGCTGGAGAGCCTGCGCCAGCGGATCGGCATCGTCCTGCAAGAGACGGTCTTGTTCAGCGGCACGATCCGCGAGAACATCGCCTACGGCCGCCCCGATGCTTCCGATGCCGACATCATGGCCGCCGCGCGGGCCGCCGCCGCCCACGACTTCATCGAAGGCTTCCCGCAAGGCTACGATACGCCGGTTGGCGAGCGCGGGGCCACGCTGAGCGGCGGGCAAAAGCAGCGCGTCGCCATCGCCCGCGCGCTGTTGCTGGATCCCCACATCCTCATCCTGGATGACAGCACCAGCAGCGTCGATCTGAACACCGAATACGAGATTCAAAAGGCGCTCGACAGCCTGATGAAGGGGCGCACCAGTTTCGTTATCGCCCAGCGCATCAGCACCGTCGTCAACGCCGACCTCATCCTGATTCTGGACAAGGGTGAAATCGTCGCCCGTGGGACGCATGAGGAACTCATGGACAACAGCCCGATCTACGCCGATATTTATCACTCCCAATTGGCGGGAGATATAGCCCCGGCCTGA
- a CDS encoding ABC transporter ATP-binding protein: MASVSFRHVHKRFGDVSVIKDFNLEIADKEFMVFVGPSGCGKSTNLRMLAGLEDVSEGDILIGDRVVNDVPPKDRDIAMVFQSYALYPHMSVYDNMAFGLKLRKMPKDEIDRRVKEAADIMGLTNLLDRKPKALSGGQRQRVAVCRAIVREPSVFLMDEPLSNLDAKLRVTARAEISKLHQKLGTTFIYVTHDQVEAMTMGDRIAVLADGLLQQCDTPRNLYNEPVNIFVAGFIGSPAMNFFNGTLVSEEGRQFIDTGDFRLKIPADRKEKFASYVGKEVVMGIRPEHVHSPEFAPPNIVGENVNATVEVVELLGHELHLYLNSGKNSFVGTVDPRFAVQSGNNITVAFDVNSMHLFDKTTELAIR, encoded by the coding sequence ATGGCGAGTGTAAGCTTCCGGCACGTGCATAAGCGATTTGGCGACGTCAGTGTGATCAAGGATTTCAATCTGGAGATCGCCGACAAGGAGTTCATGGTTTTCGTCGGGCCGTCGGGTTGTGGCAAGTCCACCAACCTGCGTATGCTGGCCGGGCTGGAAGACGTCTCCGAGGGCGACATCCTCATCGGCGACCGGGTCGTCAACGACGTGCCGCCCAAAGACCGCGACATCGCCATGGTCTTCCAGTCGTACGCCCTCTATCCGCACATGAGCGTCTACGACAACATGGCCTTCGGTCTGAAGCTGCGCAAGATGCCCAAGGACGAGATCGACCGCCGCGTGAAAGAAGCGGCTGACATCATGGGCCTGACCAACCTGCTCGACCGCAAGCCCAAGGCGCTCTCCGGCGGCCAGCGGCAGCGTGTGGCCGTGTGCCGGGCCATCGTGCGCGAGCCGTCGGTGTTCCTCATGGACGAGCCGCTCTCCAACCTGGACGCCAAGCTGCGCGTCACGGCCCGCGCCGAGATCAGCAAGCTGCACCAGAAGTTGGGCACGACCTTCATCTACGTCACCCACGATCAGGTGGAAGCCATGACGATGGGCGACCGCATCGCCGTGCTGGCCGACGGCCTCCTGCAACAGTGCGACACGCCGCGCAACCTCTATAATGAACCGGTCAACATTTTTGTCGCCGGCTTCATCGGCAGCCCGGCCATGAACTTCTTCAACGGCACGCTGGTCAGTGAAGAGGGACGCCAGTTCATCGACACCGGCGATTTCCGCCTCAAGATTCCGGCCGACCGCAAGGAAAAGTTCGCCTCCTACGTTGGCAAGGAAGTCGTCATGGGCATTCGTCCCGAACACGTCCATTCGCCCGAATTTGCGCCGCCCAACATCGTGGGCGAGAACGTCAACGCCACCGTGGAAGTCGTCGAACTGTTGGGGCATGAGCTACACCTGTATCTGAACTCCGGCAAGAATAGTTTTGTCGGCACGGTCGACCCGCGCTTTGCCGTGCAGAGCGGCAACAACATCACCGTGGCCTTCGACGTCAACTCCATGCACCTGTTCGACAAGACGACGGAACTGGCGATCCGCTAA
- a CDS encoding ATP-binding protein → MSRALVDIRILQREYLLAISRAMTAELDLHDLLRLILKSAVELVAGQAGMIALADEGGETMRVAAVYGIPPHLVDHFAPLVRGIPYREGHEGEAFPELANQLKLIAREADLALSQVIRLPLSSGGTVIGLIYVFQTGNYYFVEDAPNLLRSFAEQAAIAVRNARLYQQVNQEKQRSDAILEQSADGVMILDRHLHITVFNKALSQMTGWPATEAIGRAHDDVIQWASLKTEADLRTALENQWPLPNAAYLYVEGEALRHQDSSCASDRRAITLGITYAPLMDADGRMTDIIANVRDLTRYREEEALQKTFISVISHELKTPVAIIKGYAGTLRRPEGHWSPQILAESLTVIEEEADNLNALIDNLLEVSRLQAGTFTLEISDEINLPRLAENVARRFATQTTLHRIETDFPDDYPTIIGDERRLIQVLNNLVSNGIKYSPDGGLITIRGEVHPQHVTVAVCDEGIGIPARDQYRIFQKFSRLDNALSRKTEGTGLGLYLSRAIIEAHRGRIWFHSNSDDEPGAPGTTFTFSLPRD, encoded by the coding sequence ATGTCGAGAGCATTGGTCGATATCCGCATTTTGCAGCGCGAATACTTGCTGGCGATCAGCCGGGCGATGACGGCCGAGTTGGACCTCCACGACTTGCTGCGCCTGATCCTGAAATCAGCCGTCGAGTTGGTCGCGGGCCAGGCGGGCATGATCGCCCTGGCCGACGAGGGGGGCGAGACGATGCGCGTGGCCGCCGTCTATGGCATCCCGCCCCATCTGGTTGACCACTTCGCGCCGCTGGTGCGTGGCATCCCCTACCGCGAAGGGCACGAGGGGGAAGCCTTCCCCGAACTGGCGAACCAACTCAAGTTGATCGCCCGCGAGGCCGACCTGGCCCTTTCCCAGGTCATCCGCCTGCCCCTCAGCAGCGGCGGCACGGTCATCGGCCTCATCTACGTCTTCCAGACCGGCAACTACTACTTCGTCGAGGACGCGCCTAACCTCTTGCGCAGCTTCGCCGAGCAGGCGGCCATCGCCGTGCGCAATGCCCGCCTCTACCAGCAGGTCAATCAGGAGAAGCAGCGCTCCGACGCCATCCTGGAGCAGAGCGCCGACGGGGTGATGATCCTCGACCGGCATCTGCACATCACGGTGTTCAACAAGGCTCTCAGCCAGATGACCGGCTGGCCGGCAACCGAGGCCATCGGCCGGGCGCACGATGACGTCATCCAGTGGGCCTCGCTCAAGACGGAGGCCGATCTGCGGACGGCGCTGGAGAATCAATGGCCGCTGCCCAATGCGGCTTATCTCTACGTCGAAGGCGAGGCGCTGCGCCATCAGGACAGCAGTTGCGCCAGCGATCGCCGCGCCATCACGCTGGGCATCACCTACGCGCCGCTCATGGATGCTGACGGCCGCATGACCGACATCATCGCCAACGTGCGCGATCTGACGCGCTATCGCGAGGAAGAAGCATTGCAGAAGACGTTTATTTCGGTCATCAGCCACGAACTGAAGACGCCCGTCGCCATCATCAAGGGGTATGCCGGCACACTGCGCCGGCCGGAGGGGCATTGGTCGCCGCAAATTCTGGCTGAATCGCTGACGGTCATCGAGGAAGAAGCCGATAATCTGAACGCGCTCATCGATAACCTGCTGGAGGTTTCCCGACTCCAGGCGGGCACGTTTACGCTGGAGATTAGCGACGAGATCAATCTGCCGCGCCTGGCCGAGAACGTCGCCCGCCGGTTCGCCACGCAGACGACGCTGCACCGTATCGAGACGGACTTCCCCGACGACTATCCCACGATTATCGGCGATGAGCGCCGGCTGATTCAGGTGTTGAATAATCTGGTTAGTAACGGCATCAAGTACTCGCCCGATGGCGGTCTGATCACCATTCGCGGCGAGGTGCATCCGCAACACGTGACGGTGGCGGTCTGTGATGAGGGCATCGGCATTCCCGCGCGCGATCAATACCGTATCTTTCAAAAATTCTCCCGCCTGGATAACGCCCTCAGTCGCAAGACGGAAGGCACCGGGCTGGGGTTATACCTGTCCCGCGCCATCATCGAGGCGCATCGCGGCCGCATCTGGTTCCATAGCAATAGCGACGACGAACCGGGCGCGCCGGGGACAACCTTTACCTTCTCGCTGCCGCGAGATTGA
- a CDS encoding FAD-binding oxidoreductase, whose translation MSDVKVPPTARGAREKSKVTPPVLPAEHLERVMAWGGATAGMSYVYRPSTAAALHETLTLAQRSGRTVGLRGGGNSYGDAAMNSENVVVDLRRMNRILEWDATTGRIRLEPGVTLAQLWQYVLEDGWWPPVATGTSLTTMGGSAAMNVHGKNAFRVGPIGDHILEFDLMLASGETITCSRQENSDVFHAAIGGFGMLGIFTSLTIQMKHIYSGLLDVETTTQDDLAGMFAYFDDHVATSDYTVGWIDSLAAGKHTGRGDVHRANYLAPGLDPNPSQSLRLENQHIGPNLFGIMPRSIMWLFMRPMMTDAGLSLVNFGKFLAGRVGGVKRYRQPHAQFHFLLDYIPDFKKAYGPGGLIQYQPFIPQATAHDAFAELLTLCQRRGLPNYLTVLKRHRPDDFLMSYSVDGFSLAMDFRVTTENRQRIVWLAREMDEIVLRAGGRFYFAKDSTLRPETALAYLGAERIETFRALKRRCDPGGLLETDLWRRVFG comes from the coding sequence ATGAGTGATGTAAAAGTACCCCCAACGGCGCGCGGCGCGCGGGAAAAGTCCAAGGTGACGCCCCCCGTATTGCCGGCCGAACATCTGGAGCGCGTCATGGCCTGGGGCGGGGCCACGGCGGGGATGAGCTACGTCTATCGCCCCAGCACGGCCGCGGCGCTCCATGAAACGCTGACGCTGGCCCAGCGCAGCGGCCGGACGGTCGGCCTGCGCGGCGGCGGCAACAGCTACGGCGACGCGGCAATGAACAGCGAGAACGTCGTCGTCGATCTGCGGCGCATGAACCGCATCCTCGAATGGGATGCCACGACCGGCCGGATCCGCCTGGAGCCGGGCGTCACATTGGCCCAACTGTGGCAATACGTGCTGGAAGACGGCTGGTGGCCGCCGGTCGCCACCGGCACCAGCCTGACGACGATGGGCGGCTCGGCGGCCATGAACGTCCACGGCAAGAACGCCTTTCGTGTCGGGCCAATCGGCGATCACATCCTCGAATTCGATCTCATGCTCGCTTCGGGCGAGACGATCACCTGTAGCCGGCAGGAGAATAGCGACGTCTTCCATGCCGCCATCGGCGGCTTCGGCATGTTGGGCATCTTCACGAGCCTGACCATCCAGATGAAGCACATCTACTCCGGCCTGCTGGACGTGGAGACGACCACCCAGGACGATTTGGCGGGCATGTTCGCCTATTTCGACGACCACGTCGCCACCTCCGATTACACCGTGGGCTGGATCGATTCGCTGGCCGCCGGCAAGCACACCGGCCGGGGCGACGTGCATCGGGCCAACTACCTGGCCCCGGGCCTCGACCCCAACCCGTCGCAGAGCTTGCGGCTGGAAAATCAGCACATCGGGCCGAATCTGTTCGGCATCATGCCGCGCTCCATCATGTGGCTCTTCATGCGGCCGATGATGACCGACGCCGGTCTGTCGCTGGTGAACTTCGGCAAATTCCTGGCCGGTCGGGTGGGCGGCGTCAAGCGCTATCGCCAGCCGCACGCCCAATTCCACTTCCTGCTCGACTACATCCCGGATTTCAAGAAAGCCTACGGGCCGGGCGGGCTGATCCAGTACCAGCCGTTCATCCCCCAGGCCACGGCCCACGACGCCTTCGCCGAACTTCTGACCCTCTGCCAGCGGCGCGGGCTGCCCAATTACCTGACCGTCCTGAAGCGCCACCGCCCCGATGACTTTCTGATGAGCTACAGCGTGGATGGCTTCTCGCTGGCGATGGACTTCCGCGTGACGACCGAAAACCGGCAGCGCATCGTCTGGCTGGCGCGGGAGATGGATGAGATCGTCCTGCGCGCCGGCGGCCGATTCTACTTCGCCAAGGACAGCACGTTGCGGCCGGAGACGGCCCTGGCCTATCTGGGCGCCGAGCGGATCGAAACATTTCGCGCCCTCAAGCGGCGCTGCGACCCCGGTGGCTTGTTGGAAACGGATCTGTGGCGGCGCGTCTTCGGTTGA